The proteins below come from a single Parageobacillus thermoglucosidasius genomic window:
- the yhfH gene encoding protein YhfH, producing the protein MLGKVLEFFKNLPPKKCVQCGKEIEEQHECYGNTCEDCLGAAYHQ; encoded by the coding sequence ATGTTAGGGAAAGTATTAGAATTTTTCAAAAACCTGCCACCAAAAAAATGTGTGCAATGCGGCAAAGAAATCGAAGAACAACACGAATGCTACGGAAATACGTGTGAAGATTGCCTTGGCGCCGCTTACCATCAATAA
- a CDS encoding MBL fold metallo-hydrolase gives MKVTVIGYWGGFPAANEATSGYLFEHEGFRMLVDCGSGVLAKLQNYVSVEKLDAVVVSHYHHDHVADIGPLQYARLIKKNLGAPLPALPVYGHPFDQGEFARLAHEGITEAIAYDPEQPLQVGPFHITFMKTVHPVTCYAMRITAGDATVVYTADSSYLPEFAPFAKDADLLICECNFYAGQNAAPAGHMTSEEAATIARDANAGELWLTHLPHFGEHMQLVSEAGAVFSGKIQLAKTGLVWEK, from the coding sequence ATGAAAGTTACGGTTATCGGATATTGGGGTGGTTTTCCTGCGGCGAATGAAGCGACGTCAGGATATTTGTTTGAGCATGAAGGATTTCGCATGCTCGTGGATTGTGGAAGCGGCGTGCTTGCGAAACTGCAAAATTATGTATCTGTCGAAAAATTGGACGCAGTAGTCGTATCGCACTATCATCATGATCACGTCGCGGATATCGGTCCATTGCAATATGCGCGGCTGATCAAAAAAAATCTCGGAGCGCCGCTGCCAGCGCTTCCGGTTTATGGGCATCCATTTGATCAAGGCGAATTTGCGCGTTTAGCACATGAAGGAATTACCGAGGCAATCGCTTATGATCCAGAACAGCCGCTTCAAGTCGGGCCGTTTCACATTACTTTTATGAAGACGGTGCATCCTGTTACTTGTTATGCGATGCGGATTACAGCGGGGGATGCGACGGTCGTTTATACAGCGGATTCTAGTTATTTGCCGGAATTTGCGCCGTTTGCCAAAGACGCGGATTTGCTTATTTGTGAATGCAATTTTTACGCAGGGCAAAACGCCGCTCCCGCCGGCCATATGACGAGTGAAGAAGCGGCAACGATCGCCCGTGATGCAAACGCAGGGGAACTATGGCTAACCCATCTGCCGCATTTTGGAGAACATATGCAGCTTGTCAGCGAGGCGGGTGCAGTGTTTTCCGGCAAAATACAATTAGCAAAAACGGGACTTGTGTGGGAAAAATAA
- a CDS encoding fatty acid--CoA ligase family protein: protein MNLIARLAEVAKQLPNKEAYWFEGKSCTYGELDAAIAKFSSGLYRMGIRKGDHVALLVGNSPYFVIGLYGALRLGATVIPINPIYTLDEISYILTNGDVKTVIAYDQLVPLFAQMQERLPLLERVIICETPEGKAKGISLQGKMKSFAEVLQSGDMDFQGPKLADDDIAVILYTSGTTGKPKGAMLTHKNLYSNAQDVANYLKINENDRVIAALPMFHVFCLTVALNAPLMNGGTVMIVPKFSPAKIFNIAREQKATIFAGVPTMYNFLYQYEGGSADDFRTLRLCISGGSSLPVALLQNFEKKFQVMISEGYGLSEASPVTCFNPLDRPRKPGSIGTSIINVENKVVNEFGEEVPVGEVGELVVRGPNVMKGYYKMPEETAHVLRDGWLYTGDLARMDEEGYFYIVDRKKEMIIVGGYNVYPREVEEVLYSHPDVVEAAVIGAPDPDYGETVKCFVVSKNPQLTEEMLTEYCRQHLAKYKVPSSIEFLDELPKNTTGKILRRALKEQFIASKS, encoded by the coding sequence ATGAATTTAATAGCGCGGTTGGCAGAAGTAGCAAAGCAGCTGCCAAATAAAGAAGCGTATTGGTTTGAAGGGAAAAGCTGTACATATGGAGAATTGGATGCGGCAATTGCCAAGTTTTCCAGCGGCCTTTATCGCATGGGAATTCGGAAAGGCGACCATGTAGCCTTGTTAGTTGGAAACTCGCCATATTTCGTTATTGGATTGTATGGGGCGCTGCGGTTAGGGGCAACTGTTATTCCCATTAATCCAATTTATACGCTGGATGAAATCAGTTATATTTTAACGAATGGAGACGTAAAAACGGTGATAGCATACGATCAGCTTGTGCCGCTGTTTGCGCAAATGCAAGAGCGCTTGCCGCTGTTAGAGCGTGTGATTATTTGCGAAACACCGGAAGGGAAAGCAAAAGGAATTTCGTTGCAAGGAAAAATGAAATCGTTTGCAGAAGTGTTGCAATCCGGCGATATGGACTTCCAAGGGCCGAAGCTGGCGGATGATGATATTGCCGTGATTTTGTATACATCGGGAACGACGGGGAAACCAAAGGGAGCAATGTTGACCCATAAAAACTTATATAGCAACGCTCAAGATGTTGCCAATTATTTAAAAATCAATGAAAACGATCGCGTTATTGCGGCATTGCCGATGTTTCACGTTTTCTGTTTAACCGTTGCGCTGAATGCGCCGCTCATGAATGGCGGAACAGTGATGATCGTGCCAAAATTTAGCCCGGCGAAGATTTTCAACATTGCGCGAGAACAGAAAGCGACGATTTTTGCGGGGGTGCCGACGATGTATAACTTTCTGTACCAATATGAAGGCGGAAGCGCGGACGATTTCCGCACGCTTCGTCTTTGCATCTCAGGCGGTTCTTCGCTGCCGGTTGCGCTTTTGCAAAACTTTGAGAAAAAATTTCAAGTGATGATTTCGGAAGGATACGGATTATCTGAAGCATCTCCGGTAACATGTTTTAACCCGCTTGATCGCCCCCGCAAACCGGGATCGATCGGGACAAGCATCATCAACGTGGAAAATAAAGTAGTCAACGAATTTGGCGAAGAAGTGCCGGTTGGAGAAGTCGGTGAGCTGGTTGTCCGCGGTCCGAACGTCATGAAAGGCTATTACAAAATGCCGGAAGAAACGGCGCACGTGCTCCGCGATGGCTGGCTTTATACAGGGGATTTGGCGCGAATGGATGAAGAAGGATATTTCTACATTGTCGACCGGAAAAAAGAGATGATTATCGTCGGCGGTTATAACGTATATCCGCGTGAAGTAGAAGAAGTTCTGTACAGTCATCCGGATGTAGTCGAAGCAGCGGTGATTGGCGCACCTGATCCAGATTACGGGGAAACGGTGAAATGTTTTGTCGTTTCGAAAAATCCGCAATTAACCGAGGAAATGCTCACCGAATATTGCCGGCAGCATCTAGCGAAATATAAAGTTCCGAGTTCCATTGAGTTTTTAGATGAATTGCCGAAAAATACAACAGGAAAAATTTTGCGGCGTGCATTAAAAGAACAATTTATCGCATCGAAGTCGTAA
- a CDS encoding ABC transporter substrate-binding protein, whose amino-acid sequence MMKKRIQQIAMLCSASFLLLSGCGAKETSKSDGNKEKTYQIGVTQFVEHPSLDAALEGFKQALKDKGLSVSYDVQNAQGDMNNNQTIANNFASDQVDLIFANSTPSAQAALNATKDIPIVFTSVTDPVGAQLVQSMEKPGGNVTGTTDTHPDAIPKTVQFIDKYVKGNRVGMIYNSGEQNSVAQVETVKKAMKGTDLKIVPVSVSTSAEVKQAAESLVGKADCIYIITDNTVVSALESVIQVASDHDIPLFVGELDSVKRGGFAAYGFDYYDIGYEAGEMAAQILKDGKKPSDLPVQYPKKLKLLINKKAAKDMNIELNPEWDSIAEYIE is encoded by the coding sequence ATGATGAAAAAAAGGATTCAACAGATCGCAATGTTATGTTCGGCAAGTTTTTTATTGCTGAGCGGGTGCGGAGCGAAAGAAACAAGCAAAAGCGATGGAAACAAAGAGAAGACGTATCAAATCGGCGTGACGCAATTTGTCGAGCACCCATCATTGGATGCGGCGCTGGAAGGATTTAAACAGGCGCTAAAAGACAAGGGGCTGTCCGTTTCCTATGATGTGCAAAATGCCCAAGGAGATATGAATAACAACCAGACGATTGCCAATAATTTTGCTTCTGATCAAGTCGATTTAATTTTCGCTAACTCGACTCCGAGCGCTCAAGCAGCGTTGAATGCGACAAAAGATATTCCGATTGTGTTTACTTCTGTTACTGATCCGGTCGGAGCGCAGCTTGTCCAATCGATGGAAAAGCCAGGGGGTAACGTTACGGGAACGACTGATACGCATCCTGATGCGATTCCGAAAACAGTACAGTTTATTGATAAATACGTAAAAGGAAATCGTGTCGGCATGATTTATAACTCTGGCGAGCAAAATTCAGTGGCACAAGTGGAAACCGTCAAAAAGGCGATGAAGGGGACAGATTTAAAAATTGTTCCGGTTTCTGTATCGACATCAGCGGAAGTAAAGCAGGCGGCGGAGTCGCTTGTCGGCAAAGCGGACTGCATTTATATTATTACGGATAATACCGTTGTTTCCGCGCTTGAGTCGGTGATCCAAGTAGCAAGCGACCATGATATTCCATTGTTTGTCGGTGAATTAGATTCGGTGAAGCGCGGCGGGTTTGCTGCTTACGGATTTGACTACTATGACATTGGATATGAAGCCGGAGAAATGGCAGCGCAAATTCTCAAAGATGGCAAAAAACCGTCTGATCTGCCTGTGCAATATCCGAAGAAGTTGAAACTGCTTATTAACAAAAAAGCGGCAAAAGACATGAACATTGAGCTTAATCCAGAATGGGATTCCATTGCAGAATATATTGAATAA
- a CDS encoding ABC transporter permease: MSTAIFSAIEAGFIYAIMALGVYLSFRILDFPDLTVDGSFVTGAAVAAVLIVNGTNPFLASAVALLVGFAAGSVTGILHAKGKINPLLSGILMMIALYSINLRIMGRSNVPLLQQDTVMTAMMEAWQKTGLDEAINSVISFSGFVPRTWAIFVTMAFVVIVIKLLLDQLLKTEIGLALRATGDNKQMVSSFSANTDWLTIFGLGLSNALVAFSGALVAQYGGFSDVGMGIGMIVIGLASVIIGEALFGARTIARATLAVIGGAIVYRIILALALRVQFLETGDVKLITAVIVMIALIIPNMIAAQKEKRRKKRKAQERGEHVASA; the protein is encoded by the coding sequence ATGTCGACAGCGATTTTTAGCGCAATTGAAGCAGGATTCATTTATGCGATTATGGCGTTAGGAGTGTATTTATCCTTTCGTATTTTAGATTTTCCTGATTTAACGGTGGATGGAAGTTTTGTTACCGGGGCGGCGGTGGCGGCTGTGCTTATTGTGAACGGAACGAATCCATTTCTTGCCTCTGCCGTTGCGCTGTTAGTCGGGTTCGCCGCCGGTTCGGTCACCGGAATATTGCATGCGAAAGGGAAAATTAATCCGCTGTTATCGGGAATTTTAATGATGATTGCGCTTTATTCCATTAATCTGCGGATTATGGGGCGTTCGAACGTTCCGCTTTTACAGCAGGACACGGTCATGACGGCGATGATGGAAGCATGGCAAAAAACAGGGCTAGACGAAGCGATCAACAGCGTTATTTCTTTTTCGGGATTTGTGCCGCGCACATGGGCGATTTTTGTGACGATGGCTTTTGTCGTCATAGTTATCAAATTGCTTCTTGATCAGCTGTTGAAAACGGAAATTGGTTTAGCGCTGCGCGCGACGGGCGACAACAAGCAAATGGTTTCCAGCTTTTCCGCCAATACCGATTGGCTGACGATTTTCGGCCTCGGTTTATCGAATGCGCTCGTTGCTTTTTCGGGGGCGCTTGTCGCGCAATATGGCGGGTTTAGCGATGTCGGCATGGGAATCGGCATGATTGTCATCGGGCTTGCCTCAGTCATTATCGGGGAAGCGCTGTTTGGTGCCCGTACGATTGCGCGCGCGACATTGGCGGTCATTGGCGGGGCGATTGTGTACCGCATCATTTTGGCGCTTGCTTTGCGCGTCCAGTTTTTAGAAACCGGAGACGTAAAGCTCATTACGGCGGTGATCGTCATGATTGCTCTCATTATCCCCAACATGATCGCGGCGCAAAAAGAAAAGCGGCGCAAAAAACGCAAAGCGCAAGAGAGGGGGGAGCATGTTGCTAGCGCTTAA
- a CDS encoding ABC transporter ATP-binding protein has product MLALKQVTKVFNEGTIDEKVALQSINLTLAPGDFVTIIGSNGAGKSTMMNIISGRLFPDAGSVWINGKDVTSLREHERARYIGRVFQDPLAGTAPNMTIEENLALAYNRTKRRTLTFGVTKKRRDFFREALETLHLGLENRLTAKVGLLSGGERQALSLLMATFTKPDLLLLDEHTAALDPARAELITELTKEIVEKYKLTTLMVTHNMEQALRLGNRLIMMDQGQIIFEASGNEKQSLTVERLLQEFQRIRGSQFASDRAVLG; this is encoded by the coding sequence TTGCTAGCGCTTAAACAAGTTACAAAAGTGTTTAACGAGGGAACGATCGATGAAAAAGTGGCATTGCAGTCGATCAATTTGACATTGGCTCCCGGCGATTTCGTCACGATTATCGGCAGCAATGGCGCGGGAAAATCGACGATGATGAACATTATCTCCGGTCGCCTCTTCCCTGATGCTGGTTCTGTCTGGATCAACGGAAAAGACGTCACGTCGCTCCGGGAACATGAGCGGGCCCGCTACATCGGGCGCGTGTTTCAAGACCCGCTTGCAGGCACGGCTCCGAATATGACGATTGAAGAAAATTTGGCGCTTGCTTATAACCGGACAAAGCGGCGCACGTTAACATTTGGGGTGACGAAAAAGCGCCGTGACTTTTTCCGCGAGGCGCTGGAGACACTTCACCTCGGTTTGGAAAATCGTTTAACCGCGAAAGTCGGCCTGTTGTCCGGCGGGGAACGCCAAGCTTTGTCGCTCTTAATGGCCACATTCACTAAACCGGACTTGCTTCTTTTGGATGAACATACGGCGGCCCTCGATCCGGCGCGGGCGGAGTTGATAACGGAGCTGACGAAAGAAATTGTTGAAAAATATAAACTGACGACATTAATGGTCACACACAATATGGAACAGGCGCTTCGCTTAGGCAACCGCCTGATTATGATGGATCAGGGGCAAATTATTTTCGAAGCGAGCGGAAACGAAAAACAATCATTGACGGTCGAACGGCTGCTCCAGGAGTTTCAGCGCATCCGCGGCAGCCAATTCGCCAGCGACCGCGCAGTGCTTGGTTGA
- the dat gene encoding D-amino-acid transaminase produces MTLKPYVLTEKSFFLYQEVAYPLEERGLQFGDGVYEVVRIYHGKYFLLQEHIDRLYRSAEAIRLAVPFEKEDLIEKLEQLRKMNDVKEDAIVYLQVTRGSFPRAHAFPAENRPNLFAYIREMPRKLQEAENGVRAILTRDVRWEYCYIKSLNLLANVLAKQEAAERGAFEAIFYRDGKITEGSSSNIFLVQGGKVYTHPATERILNGITRMKVKQFCDLLHIPFIEEAFATEDIAKADEMFLTSTTASIIPIIQVEEQLIAGGKPGEVTRKLQAAYEEAAGLAMKNKNASRK; encoded by the coding sequence ATGACTTTAAAACCGTACGTACTGACGGAAAAAAGTTTTTTTCTTTATCAGGAAGTGGCATATCCGCTAGAAGAACGGGGATTGCAGTTCGGAGACGGCGTTTATGAGGTGGTCCGCATCTACCATGGGAAATATTTTTTATTGCAAGAACATATTGATCGCCTTTACCGTTCGGCAGAAGCGATCCGCCTAGCTGTGCCTTTCGAAAAAGAGGATCTCATCGAAAAGCTGGAGCAGCTGCGGAAAATGAATGACGTCAAAGAAGACGCGATCGTCTATCTCCAAGTTACAAGAGGAAGCTTCCCGCGCGCTCACGCATTTCCTGCCGAAAACCGCCCGAACTTGTTCGCCTACATTCGCGAAATGCCAAGAAAATTGCAGGAAGCCGAAAACGGAGTGCGGGCGATTTTAACGAGAGATGTCCGCTGGGAATATTGCTATATTAAGAGCTTAAACCTTCTTGCGAACGTGCTGGCAAAACAGGAAGCAGCAGAACGCGGGGCGTTTGAGGCGATCTTTTATCGAGATGGAAAAATCACTGAAGGCAGCTCTTCTAACATTTTCCTTGTCCAAGGCGGAAAAGTGTACACACATCCGGCGACGGAGCGCATTTTAAACGGCATTACCCGCATGAAAGTGAAACAATTTTGCGATTTGCTGCATATCCCATTCATCGAAGAAGCGTTTGCCACCGAAGATATCGCCAAAGCAGATGAAATGTTTTTAACAAGCACGACAGCAAGCATTATCCCCATCATCCAAGTCGAAGAGCAGCTCATTGCCGGCGGAAAACCGGGAGAGGTTACAAGAAAACTGCAAGCTGCCTATGAAGAAGCGGCGGGGCTTGCCATGAAAAACAAAAACGCATCACGCAAGTAA
- a CDS encoding AzlC family ABC transporter permease, whose amino-acid sequence METTWTETTSSSFRQGVQAGVTIAIGYMPIALTFGLLAKTTGLTLVETTMMSAVVYAGAAQYIALNLFAVGTGAFEIVLTTFILNIRHFLMSASLNEKAEPDALWKKALYAFGITDETFSVAAMKEGTVNASYMFGLGLMAYGSWVVSSAIGYIVGANLPKSLQESMSVALYAMFIGLLVPALKKQRKTVVLAGMAAIINSICTIFLHISKGWSVVIATLAAAIIMQWFAEESEAKQDE is encoded by the coding sequence GTGGAAACGACGTGGACAGAAACAACTTCATCATCATTTCGCCAAGGTGTGCAAGCAGGAGTAACCATTGCGATCGGCTATATGCCCATCGCCCTTACGTTTGGCTTGCTTGCAAAAACGACGGGATTAACACTTGTCGAAACGACTATGATGAGCGCGGTTGTGTATGCCGGAGCAGCGCAATATATCGCGTTAAATTTGTTTGCCGTCGGCACGGGAGCATTTGAAATTGTGCTGACAACGTTTATTTTAAACATTCGCCATTTTCTTATGTCCGCTTCGTTAAATGAAAAAGCGGAACCGGATGCGCTTTGGAAAAAAGCGCTTTATGCGTTCGGCATTACCGATGAAACGTTTTCCGTTGCGGCAATGAAAGAAGGCACGGTTAACGCGTCTTACATGTTCGGGCTCGGTTTGATGGCATACGGAAGCTGGGTCGTGAGTTCGGCGATCGGATATATCGTTGGCGCAAACTTGCCAAAAAGCTTGCAGGAAAGCATGTCCGTGGCGCTGTATGCGATGTTTATCGGCCTGCTCGTTCCGGCGCTGAAAAAGCAGCGGAAAACGGTGGTGCTGGCAGGAATGGCGGCAATCATCAATTCCATATGCACGATTTTCTTACATATTTCCAAAGGATGGTCGGTGGTGATTGCAACATTGGCGGCAGCGATCATCATGCAATGGTTTGCGGAAGAAAGCGAGGCGAAACAAGATGAATAA
- a CDS encoding AzlD domain-containing protein, translating into MNNTIIWMIIGMGLVTYIPRMLPLVVFQRVKLPAFWQGVLKNVPYATLGALIIPGIFLINDDVWFGILGLISAFVSAWLGANVIVVVLVSVMVLSVYALFV; encoded by the coding sequence ATGAATAACACGATCATTTGGATGATTATCGGCATGGGGCTTGTAACATATATTCCGCGCATGCTTCCGCTTGTCGTGTTTCAGCGCGTCAAGCTGCCGGCGTTTTGGCAAGGCGTCTTGAAAAATGTTCCGTACGCAACATTAGGTGCGCTTATCATTCCGGGAATTTTTTTGATTAATGATGATGTTTGGTTTGGCATTCTTGGATTGATAAGCGCATTTGTATCGGCGTGGCTCGGCGCAAACGTCATCGTCGTCGTTCTTGTGTCTGTGATGGTGTTGAGCGTTTACGCGCTGTTTGTATAA
- a CDS encoding SCO family protein — protein sequence MKKLYLSLTILFILCVGAGVFYFTVYRQAKMELPKDVVMETAWGEEYRFSDEKPKIRLLEFMYTNCPDVCPNTTFQMTKLREKLEREHVFGKNVEFITITIDPKRDTREKLQTYAKTFGVTNSKQGWLFLRGSEADTKKVADAFDFQYRDPGNGMLIHTTLTYLLDENGRVIEQFGMGKQRFHVQEVYAAIMDELK from the coding sequence GTGAAAAAATTGTATTTATCGTTAACTATCTTATTTATCCTTTGTGTTGGCGCCGGAGTGTTTTATTTCACCGTATACCGGCAAGCAAAAATGGAACTGCCTAAAGATGTCGTCATGGAAACAGCCTGGGGGGAAGAATATCGCTTCAGTGATGAGAAGCCGAAAATTCGCTTGCTGGAATTTATGTATACGAACTGCCCGGATGTCTGTCCAAACACGACGTTTCAAATGACAAAATTACGGGAAAAATTAGAACGCGAACATGTGTTTGGAAAAAACGTCGAATTCATCACTATTACGATCGATCCAAAACGGGATACCCGCGAAAAACTCCAAACGTACGCGAAAACGTTTGGAGTGACCAACAGCAAGCAAGGATGGCTGTTTTTGCGCGGGAGTGAAGCAGATACAAAAAAAGTCGCCGACGCCTTTGATTTCCAATATCGCGATCCCGGAAACGGCATGCTCATCCATACGACGCTAACTTATTTATTAGATGAGAACGGGCGCGTGATTGAACAATTCGGCATGGGAAAACAACGATTTCACGTACAGGAAGTTTATGCAGCAATTATGGACGAATTAAAATAA
- the aceA gene encoding isocitrate lyase, whose product MASFTERVKQLEENWKDEERWRGVVRPYSAEDVIKLRGSLDIEYTLARRGAEKLWKLLNTEDYVNALGALTGNQAVQQVKAGLKAIYLSGWQVAADANLAGQMYPDQSLYPSNSVPHVVKRINQALQRADQIQYLEGSGDIDYFVPIVADAEAGFGGQLNVFELMKAMIEAGAAGVHFEDQLSSEKKCGHLGGKVLLPTQTAIRNLIAARLAADVMGVPTVLIARTDANAANLITSDIDPRDHEFITGERTPEGFYRTRAGLDQAIARGLAYAPYADLIWCETSEPNLEEARRFAEAIHEKFPGKLLAYNCSPSFNWKKKLDDETIANFQKELGKMGYKFQFVTLAGFHTLNYSMFELARGYKERGMAAYAELQQAEFAAEKYGYTATKHQREVGTGYFDEVAQVISGGESSTIALKGSTEEEQFTTA is encoded by the coding sequence ATGGCAAGTTTTACAGAACGTGTCAAACAGTTGGAAGAAAATTGGAAGGATGAAGAGCGTTGGAGAGGAGTTGTCCGTCCGTATAGTGCGGAAGATGTCATCAAATTGCGTGGCTCTCTGGATATCGAATATACGTTGGCGCGCCGCGGGGCGGAAAAACTTTGGAAGTTGTTAAATACGGAAGATTATGTCAATGCGCTTGGCGCATTAACTGGAAACCAAGCAGTCCAGCAAGTGAAAGCGGGGCTAAAAGCAATTTATTTAAGCGGATGGCAAGTTGCGGCTGATGCTAACCTTGCCGGGCAAATGTATCCGGACCAAAGCTTATATCCATCCAACAGCGTGCCGCATGTAGTGAAACGGATTAATCAAGCGTTGCAACGCGCCGATCAAATTCAATATTTGGAAGGAAGCGGTGATATCGATTATTTCGTGCCGATTGTTGCCGATGCGGAAGCAGGTTTTGGCGGTCAATTAAATGTGTTTGAATTAATGAAAGCGATGATTGAAGCAGGCGCTGCTGGCGTTCACTTTGAAGATCAGCTTTCTTCGGAGAAAAAATGCGGCCACTTAGGCGGAAAAGTGTTGCTTCCGACGCAAACGGCGATACGCAACTTAATTGCGGCGCGTCTTGCGGCGGATGTCATGGGTGTGCCGACAGTGTTAATTGCCCGCACAGACGCGAATGCGGCGAATTTAATTACGAGCGATATTGACCCGCGCGACCATGAATTTATTACTGGTGAACGGACTCCAGAAGGTTTTTACCGCACGAGGGCAGGTCTTGACCAAGCAATTGCCCGCGGCCTAGCGTATGCGCCGTATGCGGATTTAATCTGGTGCGAAACGAGCGAGCCGAACCTTGAAGAAGCGCGACGCTTTGCGGAAGCGATTCATGAAAAATTCCCGGGCAAATTGCTCGCTTACAACTGCTCGCCGTCATTCAATTGGAAGAAAAAATTGGACGACGAAACGATTGCCAACTTCCAAAAAGAACTCGGAAAAATGGGCTACAAATTCCAGTTCGTCACTCTCGCTGGCTTCCATACGCTAAACTACAGCATGTTCGAGTTGGCCCGCGGATACAAAGAACGCGGCATGGCAGCATATGCAGAATTGCAACAGGCGGAATTTGCCGCAGAAAAATACGGCTACACCGCTACAAAACATCAGCGTGAAGTCGGTACTGGTTACTTTGACGAAGTGGCACAAGTGATTTCCGGCGGTGAATCATCGACGATTGCGTTAAAAGGTTCGACAGAAGAAGAACAATTCACCACAGCATAA
- a CDS encoding competence protein ComK — protein sequence MKVNEFIILDQFIISRYTMAVLPHHLHGNSYAKVVEEDGEYVVKMRPLDIIKRSCDYYGASFRGRRDGTRAVIGVTHKAPIAIEPLNEIYVFPTISPNDSRCVWISHLHVYKYEPTKNDQTIVYFANEKSLLLDVSYYSFMNQLYRTAQLRTKLSERMEARERKLQYVFRMDRSNGWQQR from the coding sequence ATGAAAGTAAACGAGTTTATCATCTTGGATCAATTTATTATAAGCCGCTACACCATGGCGGTTTTGCCGCATCACTTGCACGGCAATTCGTATGCTAAAGTTGTGGAAGAAGATGGCGAGTATGTTGTCAAAATGCGGCCGCTTGATATTATTAAACGCAGTTGCGACTATTACGGCGCTAGCTTTCGAGGCAGGAGAGACGGGACGAGAGCTGTCATTGGCGTTACGCATAAAGCCCCGATCGCGATTGAGCCGCTCAATGAAATTTACGTTTTTCCGACGATTTCCCCTAACGATTCCCGCTGCGTATGGATTTCTCACCTTCACGTATATAAATATGAACCCACAAAAAATGACCAGACGATCGTCTATTTCGCCAATGAAAAAAGTCTTTTGCTTGATGTTTCCTATTACTCTTTTATGAATCAGCTTTATCGCACGGCACAGCTGCGGACGAAATTATCAGAGCGGATGGAGGCGAGAGAACGTAAATTGCAATATGTATTTCGCATGGATCGCTCTAATGGATGGCAGCAGCGATAA
- a CDS encoding TVP38/TMEM64 family protein, giving the protein MDIETIKQWFTLESVLSALEQYRSFGVIPGIVATLLEAFLPILPMFVFVMANAAAFGLWQGFLISWFGACLGSILVFLITRKIGQKRFFHFVSRHRKVRKFMHWIERHGFGPVFLLYCFPFTPSAIINVVAGLSRMSLQQFALAVLCGKMVMIFTISFIGYDITALVKQPLRTVMVAVVIALLWYAGKRIEARFSLTEKQRDREDL; this is encoded by the coding sequence ATGGACATCGAAACAATCAAACAATGGTTCACTCTTGAAAGCGTGCTATCAGCGTTGGAACAATATCGTTCATTTGGAGTGATTCCAGGCATTGTCGCGACATTATTGGAAGCTTTTCTTCCGATTTTGCCAATGTTTGTATTTGTGATGGCAAACGCAGCGGCATTTGGTTTATGGCAAGGATTTCTTATTTCGTGGTTCGGCGCATGCCTTGGTTCTATTCTTGTTTTTTTAATTACGCGAAAAATCGGACAAAAGCGTTTTTTTCATTTTGTGAGCCGCCACCGAAAAGTGAGAAAGTTTATGCATTGGATTGAGCGTCATGGGTTTGGGCCAGTGTTTTTATTATATTGTTTTCCGTTTACTCCATCGGCAATAATCAATGTTGTTGCCGGATTGTCGCGAATGAGCCTTCAGCAGTTTGCTTTGGCAGTATTATGCGGCAAGATGGTGATGATTTTTACGATTAGCTTTATCGGATACGACATCACTGCGCTGGTGAAACAGCCGTTGCGTACAGTCATGGTAGCGGTCGTGATCGCATTGTTATGGTATGCCGGAAAAAGAATAGAGGCAAGGTTTTCTTTAACGGAAAAACAGCGCGATCGCGAAGATTTATAA